From Demequina capsici, one genomic window encodes:
- a CDS encoding PhoH family protein codes for MRRFAEHAVVLPVVVVTELEAKRHHPELGYFARSALRMLDDQRVKHGTLDKPVPINDDGGTLRVELNHTDQEVLPSGFRLGDNDTRILAVAANLRAEGHHVVVVSKDLPMRVKASALGIEAEEYRAELAVESGWTGMREIQLTDDQMGALWESERLDPPSAADCGEDVASLPVHTGLVIHSPRGSALARVTDEGAIRLVRGDQEVFGVHGRSAEQRVAIDLLLDDSIGIVSMGGRAGTGKSALALCAGLEAVMERRQHKRIMVFRPLYAVGGQDLGYLPGSEAEKMNPWAQAVFDTLGAMVSSEVVEEVMARGMLEVLPLTHIRGRSLHDAFVIVDEAQSLERNVLLTMLSRIGQDSRVVLTHDVAQRDNLRVGRHDGIAAVIEALKGHPLFAHVTLERSERSAVAALVTDMLERLDL; via the coding sequence ATGAGGCGCTTCGCCGAGCACGCGGTCGTGCTGCCGGTGGTCGTCGTCACGGAGCTCGAGGCCAAGCGTCATCACCCGGAGCTGGGCTACTTCGCGCGCTCGGCGCTCCGGATGCTCGACGATCAACGTGTCAAGCACGGCACCCTCGACAAGCCCGTGCCGATCAACGACGACGGCGGCACGCTCAGAGTCGAGCTCAACCACACCGACCAGGAGGTGCTGCCCAGCGGATTCCGCCTGGGGGACAACGACACGCGGATCCTGGCCGTCGCCGCGAACCTGCGGGCCGAGGGCCACCACGTCGTCGTCGTGTCGAAGGACCTGCCGATGCGCGTCAAGGCGTCGGCGCTCGGCATCGAGGCGGAGGAGTATCGCGCCGAGCTGGCTGTCGAGTCCGGCTGGACGGGAATGCGCGAGATCCAGCTGACCGACGACCAGATGGGCGCCTTGTGGGAGTCGGAGCGCCTGGACCCGCCGTCGGCCGCGGACTGCGGCGAGGACGTCGCCTCGCTGCCGGTGCACACGGGGCTCGTGATCCACTCGCCGCGCGGCAGCGCGCTCGCCCGGGTGACCGACGAGGGCGCGATCCGGCTGGTGCGCGGCGACCAGGAGGTCTTCGGCGTCCACGGGCGCAGCGCGGAGCAGCGCGTCGCGATCGACCTGCTGCTCGACGACTCGATCGGCATCGTGTCGATGGGCGGTCGCGCAGGCACCGGCAAGAGCGCCCTCGCGCTGTGCGCGGGCCTCGAGGCCGTGATGGAGCGCCGCCAGCACAAGAGGATCATGGTGTTCCGTCCGTTGTACGCGGTCGGCGGTCAGGACCTCGGATACCTGCCCGGCTCCGAGGCGGAGAAGATGAACCCGTGGGCGCAGGCGGTGTTCGACACGCTCGGCGCGATGGTGTCCTCCGAGGTGGTGGAGGAGGTCATGGCTCGCGGGATGCTCGAGGTGCTTCCCCTCACGCACATCCGTGGCCGCTCGTTGCACGACGCCTTCGTGATCGTCGACGAGGCGCAGTCGCTCGAGCGCAACGTGCTGCTCACGATGCTCAGCCGCATCGGCCAGGACTCACGGGTGGTCCTCACGCATGACGTGGCCCAACGCGACAACCTCCGCGTCGGCCGGCATGACGGCATCGCCGCGGTGATCGAGGCGCTCAAGGGCCACCCGCTGTTCGCGCACGTCACCCTGGAGCGCTCGGAGCGCTCGGCGGTCGCAGCCCTTGTCACGGACATGCTCGAGCGGCTCGACCTCTAG
- a CDS encoding GNAT family N-acetyltransferase gives MHHLSPGRIHTSRLTLEPVSPEHATGMASALSDPELYAFIGGEPPSRDDLEDRYRRLESALSPDRTEGWLNWAIRATDDGQLAGYVQATVRERSGVLEADVAWVIGKDWQGRRYATEAADAIAAWLQARGVGRLSAWIRPGHAASEAVARRLHMIPTSEMADGEMRWVLNSG, from the coding sequence ATGCACCATCTGAGCCCCGGGCGGATCCACACCTCTCGGCTCACGCTCGAGCCAGTGTCGCCCGAGCACGCGACCGGGATGGCGAGCGCGCTCTCGGACCCTGAGCTGTACGCCTTCATCGGCGGCGAGCCGCCTTCGCGCGACGACCTCGAGGACCGCTACCGACGTCTCGAGTCCGCACTCTCGCCCGATCGCACCGAGGGGTGGCTGAACTGGGCGATCCGCGCCACGGACGACGGTCAGCTCGCCGGATACGTGCAGGCGACGGTCCGCGAGCGCTCGGGCGTCCTCGAGGCGGACGTGGCGTGGGTCATCGGAAAGGACTGGCAAGGGCGCAGGTATGCGACGGAGGCGGCCGACGCGATCGCCGCATGGCTTCAGGCGCGAGGCGTCGGTCGGCTCAGCGCCTGGATCCGTCCTGGGCATGCGGCATCGGAGGCGGTCGCGCGTCGTCTCCACATGATTCCGACGTCGGAGATGGCCGACGGGGAGATGCGGTGGGTGCTCAACTCCGGCTGA
- a CDS encoding ABC transporter substrate-binding protein translates to MHTTTRRFAAAALAAAAAVLMAACSSDTPQASTSESTSESTTATADAAADAFPVTVTGMYGDVTIESQPERVVTLGSREHELLYSLGIAPVAVPTSWKGYDYATGPWAEAAREAVNATPETFDTSTIDAEVIAGFNPDLIVATYTDLSQEEYTLLSQIAPVIVRGADDVAYGMSLTDELTVIGQATGTSDKAAEVIQQIDDEFAAVRDAHPEWAGKEGAVGFYYEGQAGVYCETDNRSQFLASVGLSTDLLASLCAGQTWVSLSAEQLDQLSGFDTILWQTAATPETEPAIEGLPLYASLGVTQKGGNLWITDETLEAALFANSPSSIAYSLSALVPQLEAALDGDPTTEIPVYADPSAA, encoded by the coding sequence ATGCACACCACCACCCGCCGGTTCGCCGCCGCGGCGCTTGCCGCCGCTGCCGCCGTGCTGATGGCCGCATGCTCGTCAGACACCCCGCAGGCGTCCACCTCCGAGTCCACCTCCGAGTCCACCACCGCGACCGCCGACGCCGCTGCCGACGCGTTCCCCGTCACCGTCACCGGCATGTACGGCGATGTGACGATCGAGTCCCAGCCGGAGCGCGTCGTGACGCTCGGCTCGCGTGAGCACGAGCTGCTGTACTCGCTCGGCATCGCGCCGGTCGCGGTGCCCACCAGCTGGAAGGGCTACGACTATGCGACCGGGCCGTGGGCCGAGGCGGCACGCGAGGCGGTGAACGCGACCCCGGAGACGTTCGACACCTCCACGATCGACGCCGAGGTCATCGCTGGCTTCAACCCGGACCTCATCGTCGCCACCTACACGGACCTCTCCCAGGAGGAGTACACGCTTCTGTCGCAGATCGCCCCCGTGATCGTGCGCGGGGCCGACGACGTGGCGTACGGCATGTCGCTGACCGACGAGCTCACCGTCATCGGCCAGGCGACAGGCACGTCGGACAAGGCCGCCGAGGTGATCCAGCAGATCGACGACGAGTTCGCGGCCGTCCGTGACGCTCACCCCGAGTGGGCAGGCAAGGAGGGCGCCGTCGGCTTCTACTACGAGGGTCAGGCGGGCGTGTACTGCGAGACCGACAACCGCAGCCAGTTCCTCGCGAGCGTGGGGCTGTCCACCGATCTGCTCGCCTCCCTGTGCGCCGGGCAGACCTGGGTGAGCCTCAGCGCCGAGCAGCTGGACCAGCTGTCGGGCTTCGACACGATCCTGTGGCAGACCGCCGCGACGCCGGAGACCGAGCCCGCCATCGAGGGCCTGCCGCTGTACGCGTCGCTCGGCGTCACCCAGAAGGGCGGCAACCTGTGGATCACCGACGAGACGCTGGAGGCCGCACTGTTCGCCAACTCGCCGTCCTCGATCGCCTACTCCCTCAGCGCACTGGTGCCGCAGCTCGAGGCGGCGCTCGACGGCGACCCCACCACGGAGATCCCGGTCTACGCGGACCCGTCGGCCGCCTGA
- a CDS encoding ABC transporter ATP-binding protein — protein sequence MTRLETHDVTLGYGDTVVVHGVDVTIPEGQITAIVGPNGCGKSTLLRALARLLKPHGGTVLLDGSDLHRLPTRDVAQRIGLLPQAPIAPPGITVKELVSRGRTPYQKVLRPWSPADETAVMSALHSTGLTGIQDHVVDELSGGQRQRAWIAMALAQDTPLMLLDEPTTYLDIAHQYEVLDLLHRLHHRQGRTIVMVVHDLPQAARYATHLIAMSQGRVAAVGAPSDVLTEDLVHDVFGLRVRVIPDPVTGTPVIVPAARPGGHDSSTDLPHRA from the coding sequence ATGACACGGCTCGAGACGCACGACGTGACGCTCGGCTACGGCGACACCGTCGTGGTGCACGGCGTGGACGTCACGATCCCCGAGGGTCAGATCACCGCGATCGTGGGCCCCAACGGCTGCGGCAAGTCGACCCTCCTGCGCGCCCTCGCACGCCTCCTCAAGCCGCACGGCGGCACCGTCCTGCTCGACGGCTCGGACCTGCACCGGCTGCCGACCCGCGACGTCGCGCAGCGCATCGGCCTGCTCCCGCAGGCGCCGATCGCGCCGCCCGGCATCACCGTGAAGGAGCTCGTGAGCCGTGGACGGACGCCTTACCAGAAGGTGCTGCGACCGTGGAGCCCCGCCGACGAGACCGCCGTCATGTCCGCGCTTCACTCCACCGGGCTCACCGGCATCCAGGACCATGTGGTCGACGAGCTGTCCGGCGGTCAGCGCCAGCGCGCCTGGATCGCCATGGCGCTCGCCCAGGACACCCCGCTGATGCTGCTCGACGAGCCCACCACCTATCTGGACATCGCCCACCAGTACGAGGTGCTGGACCTGCTGCACCGCCTGCATCATCGGCAGGGCCGCACCATCGTCATGGTGGTGCACGACCTTCCGCAGGCCGCCCGCTACGCCACCCACCTCATCGCCATGTCGCAGGGCCGCGTCGCCGCGGTCGGCGCGCCCTCCGACGTCCTCACTGAGGACCTGGTCCATGACGTCTTCGGCCTGCGGGTCCGCGTCATCCCTGACCCCGTGACGGGCACGCCCGTCATCGTGCCCGCCGCGCGTCCTGGCGGGCACGACTCCTCCACCGACCTCCCGCACCGGGCCTGA
- a CDS encoding FecCD family ABC transporter permease translates to MRTLTLGPFGITTHRRTLVVGCALLATVTALVVVSLTIGSSSISPLDALKATLGLHTDGSASFIVGQVRAPRALTTLLVGFMLGLSGALLQSLTRNPLASPDFIGITAGASAIAVLTIVLGIGTSLWVTAAGAAIGAVGAATVILALAWKRGLVPLRLVLAGIGIGFVANATTQYLLTRLPIYQVGDALTWLVGSTASRTWQHVTVAAIILAVLLPVVLWHLRGLRTIELGDDTARALGVHVTRTRMVLIACSVLLAAGATALTGPIGFVALVAPAIAVRIARSPGAAPLPSALMGAAILLTADLAAQHLISAVTLPVGIYTSAIGAPYLLWLVWRASRGGPA, encoded by the coding sequence GTGAGGACGCTGACACTCGGACCGTTCGGTATCACCACCCACCGGCGCACGCTCGTCGTCGGCTGCGCGTTGCTCGCGACGGTGACGGCGCTCGTGGTCGTCTCCCTCACAATCGGCTCCTCGAGCATCAGCCCGCTCGACGCGCTCAAGGCCACGCTCGGCCTGCACACCGATGGGTCAGCGAGCTTCATCGTGGGCCAGGTGCGCGCACCCCGCGCCCTCACCACCCTGCTCGTCGGCTTCATGCTCGGCCTGTCGGGGGCGCTGCTGCAGTCGCTCACGCGCAACCCGTTGGCCTCACCCGACTTCATCGGCATCACCGCGGGCGCGAGCGCGATCGCCGTCCTCACGATCGTGCTGGGAATCGGGACGTCGCTGTGGGTCACGGCGGCGGGCGCCGCCATCGGCGCCGTGGGCGCGGCCACCGTGATCCTCGCCCTGGCCTGGAAGCGGGGCCTGGTGCCGCTACGCCTGGTGCTCGCGGGCATCGGCATCGGCTTCGTCGCCAATGCGACCACCCAGTACCTGCTCACCCGCCTGCCCATCTACCAGGTAGGGGACGCGCTCACCTGGCTCGTCGGCTCCACCGCCTCCCGCACCTGGCAGCACGTCACCGTCGCCGCGATCATCCTCGCGGTGCTGCTGCCGGTCGTGCTGTGGCACCTGCGCGGCCTGCGCACCATCGAGCTGGGCGACGACACCGCCCGCGCGCTCGGCGTCCATGTCACGCGCACTCGCATGGTGCTCATCGCCTGCTCGGTGCTGCTCGCCGCGGGTGCCACCGCGCTCACCGGCCCGATCGGCTTCGTGGCGCTCGTCGCGCCCGCGATCGCCGTGCGGATCGCCCGCTCCCCCGGCGCCGCACCCCTGCCGTCGGCCCTCATGGGCGCGGCCATCCTGCTCACCGCCGACCTCGCCGCACAGCACCTCATCAGCGCGGTCACGCTGCCCGTCGGCATCTACACCTCAGCCATCGGCGCGCCCTACCTGCTGTGGCTCGTCTGGCGCGCATCACGAGGAGGCCCCGCATGA
- a CDS encoding FecCD family ABC transporter permease, with protein MRTRVLITIAMAIALVAAVALSFAIGSRTIDLGTVWHALTAYNPDDPEQAIVRELRGSRTLIGVLAGGALAVAGALMQSLTRNPFAEPGLLGINAGASFAVVLGLVTGVATGFSAQVWVAFVGAGLTAVAVYLIGARGASGGAPVRLALAGVAIASLITSVTYALLLVLDEELDVFRFWVVGSLVGRQGNDITALIPIVVVAVLVGLLSARRLEAIALGDDAAQALGVNLAATRALVIVVVTILAGAATAAAGPLIFVGLAIPHLLRPFTGASLPWLVTACAFGGGAFVLVCDVLGRVIARPAEVPVGVMTAFVGGILFAIMARRMKVVEL; from the coding sequence ATGCGCACCCGCGTCCTGATCACGATCGCCATGGCGATCGCGCTCGTGGCAGCCGTCGCCCTCTCCTTCGCGATCGGGTCGCGCACCATCGACCTCGGCACCGTCTGGCACGCGCTCACCGCCTACAACCCAGACGACCCGGAGCAGGCGATCGTGCGCGAGCTGCGCGGCTCCCGCACGCTGATCGGAGTGCTCGCAGGCGGGGCGCTCGCCGTCGCCGGTGCCCTCATGCAGTCCCTCACCCGCAACCCCTTCGCAGAGCCAGGCCTGCTCGGCATCAACGCCGGAGCCTCGTTCGCCGTCGTCCTGGGACTCGTCACCGGCGTCGCCACCGGATTCTCCGCCCAGGTCTGGGTCGCCTTCGTCGGCGCGGGGCTCACCGCCGTGGCCGTCTACCTCATCGGGGCGCGCGGAGCCTCCGGCGGCGCGCCCGTCCGGCTCGCCCTTGCAGGCGTCGCGATCGCGTCCCTCATCACGTCGGTCACCTATGCACTCCTGCTCGTCCTCGACGAGGAGCTCGATGTGTTCCGCTTCTGGGTGGTCGGCTCGCTCGTCGGCCGCCAGGGGAACGACATCACGGCCCTCATCCCCATCGTCGTCGTGGCCGTGCTGGTGGGCCTGCTCAGCGCACGCAGGCTCGAGGCCATCGCGCTCGGGGACGACGCGGCCCAGGCGCTCGGGGTCAACCTCGCCGCCACCCGCGCCCTGGTGATCGTGGTCGTCACCATCCTCGCGGGCGCCGCCACCGCCGCCGCCGGGCCCCTCATCTTCGTCGGGCTTGCGATCCCGCACCTGCTGCGGCCGTTCACGGGCGCCTCGCTGCCGTGGCTGGTCACCGCATGCGCGTTCGGCGGCGGAGCGTTCGTGCTCGTCTGCGATGTGCTCGGCCGGGTCATCGCTCGCCCAGCCGAGGTGCCCGTCGGCGTCATGACCGCGTTCGTCGGCGGCATCCTCTTCGCGATCATGGCCCGCCGCATGAAGGTGGTCGAGCTGTGA
- a CDS encoding glutamyl-tRNA reductase, whose amino-acid sequence MLMSLVASHRNRDLALLEQLSLGAQSIVGLAADGKSPVSGAVVLPTCNRFEVYLETDDGVAARAQVVASLAAASGLDEQVVADALITYEDDDAAQHLMSVTSGLESMVVGEREISGQVRRAHIEAQQHHHISARLDRLFQSALRTSRVVASTTGVGTSGRSVVSVALDLADELVEWPGARTLIIGTGALAESGAATLRARGAYLAGVFSPSGRGPLFGERLGIPVIEPDGLAAAVREADVIYACSGGESIVLTPTLVSSARATARHPLTIVDLALHRDVAPGVEELRDIHVIDLETVGLHAPGESVEALEAARSIVAHAVARLETGKAERAIDPAIIALREHVFELLESELSRIRPPAGADAETVARAELAEQSLRRFARTLLHTPTVRAREMARAGRADSYLDAIRTLYGIDIAIQADACPAPGIAQDAATEDGLAPQI is encoded by the coding sequence ATGTTGATGTCCCTCGTGGCCAGTCACCGCAACCGCGATCTCGCGCTCCTCGAGCAGCTCAGCCTCGGCGCGCAGAGCATCGTCGGCCTCGCGGCGGACGGCAAGTCCCCCGTCTCCGGCGCCGTCGTGCTGCCCACCTGCAACCGTTTCGAGGTCTATCTCGAGACCGACGACGGCGTGGCAGCACGCGCGCAGGTCGTCGCGAGCCTGGCCGCGGCGTCCGGCCTCGACGAGCAGGTCGTGGCAGACGCCCTCATCACCTACGAGGACGACGACGCCGCCCAGCACCTCATGTCGGTGACCTCGGGCCTCGAGTCCATGGTGGTCGGCGAGCGCGAGATCTCCGGTCAGGTGCGGCGCGCCCACATCGAGGCGCAGCAGCACCACCACATCTCCGCGCGGCTGGACCGGCTGTTCCAGTCGGCGCTGCGGACGTCGCGGGTGGTGGCGTCGACCACGGGCGTCGGCACCTCGGGCCGTTCGGTGGTCTCCGTCGCGCTCGACCTTGCCGACGAGCTGGTGGAGTGGCCCGGTGCGCGCACCCTCATCATCGGAACCGGCGCGCTCGCCGAGTCGGGCGCAGCCACGCTCCGCGCCAGGGGAGCGTACCTCGCGGGAGTGTTCTCGCCGTCTGGCCGCGGTCCGCTCTTCGGCGAGCGTCTGGGCATCCCGGTCATCGAGCCGGACGGCCTCGCCGCTGCCGTGCGCGAGGCCGATGTCATCTATGCGTGCTCCGGCGGCGAGAGCATCGTGCTCACACCGACGCTCGTGTCGAGCGCTCGCGCCACTGCGCGGCACCCGCTGACGATCGTCGATCTGGCGCTTCACCGCGACGTGGCCCCCGGGGTGGAGGAGCTGCGCGACATCCATGTGATCGACCTGGAGACGGTGGGCCTGCACGCGCCGGGCGAGTCCGTGGAGGCGTTGGAGGCTGCGCGGTCGATCGTGGCGCATGCGGTGGCGCGGCTTGAGACCGGCAAGGCGGAGAGGGCGATCGATCCGGCGATCATCGCGCTGCGGGAGCACGTGTTCGAGCTCCTCGAGTCCGAGCTGTCGCGGATCCGCCCGCCGGCTGGCGCGGATGCGGAGACCGTGGCGCGCGCGGAGCTTGCCGAGCAGTCGTTGCGGCGCTTCGCGAGGACGCTGCTGCACACGCCGACGGTGCGGGCGCGTGAGATGGCTCGCGCGGGCAGGGCGGACAGCTACCTGGATGCGATCCGCACGCTGTACGGCATCGACATCGCGATCCAGGCCGATGCCTGCCCTGCGCCGGGCATCGCACAGGATGCCGCGACGGAGGACGGACTCGCGCCGCAGATTTAG
- the hemE gene encoding uroporphyrinogen decarboxylase, which produces MTSTLLPPLHPLATGLTADSPLIAALEGREPAHRPIWFMRQAGRSLPEYRAARVDSTMLDACFTPELAAEITLQPVRRYGVDAGIFYSDIVVPLRAAGVDVDIAPGIGPVFGKAVTSLADVEQLPDLGEEGDGGAYDSALEPIRRAVGLTVAELGGTPLIGFAGAPFTLAAYMVEGKPSRDHLAARELMYKDPDAWEALVDWTAALAGRFMRAQVLAGASAVQLFDSWAGALSERDYQEHCAGGSARALGAVADLGVPRIHFATSAGHLLPALAQAGATAVGIDYRTPLDQAAGILPDVALQGNINPALLAAPADVLEAHVQDVLTRGAVAHGHVANLGHGMPPHADPEVVTRVVEYVHEHG; this is translated from the coding sequence ATGACCTCGACGCTCCTTCCCCCGTTGCACCCCCTGGCGACCGGGCTGACCGCCGACTCCCCGCTCATCGCGGCGCTCGAGGGGCGCGAGCCCGCTCACCGTCCGATCTGGTTCATGCGGCAGGCGGGACGCTCGCTCCCCGAGTACCGTGCCGCGCGGGTCGACAGCACCATGCTCGACGCGTGCTTCACGCCCGAGCTCGCCGCGGAGATCACGCTCCAGCCGGTGCGCCGCTACGGCGTCGACGCGGGCATCTTCTACTCGGACATCGTCGTGCCGCTCCGCGCCGCAGGCGTCGACGTGGACATCGCCCCTGGCATCGGCCCTGTCTTCGGCAAGGCGGTGACCAGCCTCGCCGACGTCGAGCAGCTCCCTGACCTGGGGGAGGAGGGCGACGGGGGCGCGTACGACTCCGCGCTCGAGCCGATCCGTCGCGCAGTCGGCCTCACCGTCGCAGAGCTGGGCGGCACACCCCTGATCGGCTTCGCCGGGGCGCCGTTCACGCTCGCCGCCTACATGGTCGAGGGCAAGCCCTCGCGCGATCACCTGGCCGCCCGCGAGCTCATGTACAAGGACCCTGACGCCTGGGAGGCGCTCGTCGACTGGACCGCGGCTCTCGCGGGCCGGTTCATGCGAGCGCAGGTGCTCGCAGGCGCCTCCGCCGTGCAGCTCTTCGACTCGTGGGCCGGGGCGCTGTCCGAGCGCGACTACCAGGAGCACTGCGCGGGCGGCTCGGCGCGTGCGCTGGGCGCCGTCGCAGACCTGGGCGTTCCGCGCATCCACTTCGCGACCTCGGCCGGCCACCTGCTGCCCGCGCTCGCGCAGGCAGGCGCGACGGCCGTCGGAATCGACTACCGCACCCCGCTCGACCAGGCCGCGGGAATCCTCCCCGACGTGGCGCTGCAGGGCAACATCAACCCGGCCCTGCTCGCCGCTCCCGCCGATGTGCTCGAGGCGCACGTGCAGGACGTGCTCACGCGGGGCGCCGTCGCGCACGGCCACGTCGCCAACCTGGGCCACGGCATGCCGCCGCACGCCGATCCTGAGGTGGTCACGCGCGTCGTCGAGTACGTCCACGAGCATGGCTGA
- a CDS encoding protoporphyrinogen/coproporphyrinogen oxidase gives MAEPTSAAASPRTVAVVGGGVAGLLAARRLLRAGAVVTVLEAGPRVGGRISRLELDGLELDAGAESFAVRDGSVQRLIEELGLGSRMVAPAPTPAWVVGPRRAHPLPAAGWMGIPVDPFAPDVVAALGRLGALRVWFDTVIPAREPGPGATARSVLRHRLGRRATARLVEPVVKGIYSRPLDELPFAALGADVAHDLKAKGGLVALAAARRQASPAGSAAMGLVGGMATLTEALAHDVRGQGGAIRTGVHVSSVRPADGGRWSVRVDGDAAPAVVDEVVLAVPQVEAFRLLPVDDRRSEPRRPGRAVLVTLVLDAPALDAAPRGTGVLVVGDAARAKALTHATAKWPWLADAAPGRHVVRLSYDARAVTGLDRDGPATRAGSVAGQALRDASRLLGVTLEPSQLRAHAVVAWPDSAPAPAAPIHPRPGLTLVGSAAGLSGLAAIASQDFVLSSS, from the coding sequence ATGGCTGAGCCCACGTCGGCGGCCGCATCCCCCAGGACCGTCGCCGTCGTCGGCGGAGGCGTCGCCGGGCTGCTGGCGGCCCGACGGCTGCTGCGCGCGGGCGCCGTCGTCACGGTGCTCGAGGCTGGGCCGCGGGTCGGAGGGCGCATCTCACGGCTGGAGCTCGATGGCCTGGAGCTCGACGCCGGTGCGGAGTCGTTCGCCGTGCGCGACGGGTCCGTCCAGCGACTGATCGAGGAGCTCGGCCTCGGCTCGCGGATGGTGGCGCCTGCGCCGACGCCCGCGTGGGTCGTCGGCCCCCGGCGGGCTCACCCGTTGCCGGCGGCGGGATGGATGGGGATCCCCGTGGATCCCTTCGCGCCCGACGTGGTGGCGGCGCTCGGACGCCTCGGCGCGCTCCGCGTCTGGTTCGACACCGTGATCCCCGCCCGCGAGCCCGGCCCCGGCGCGACCGCACGGTCGGTGCTGAGGCACCGGCTCGGACGGCGCGCGACGGCGCGACTGGTCGAGCCGGTGGTCAAAGGCATCTATTCGCGGCCGCTCGATGAGCTGCCGTTCGCGGCGCTCGGTGCCGACGTCGCCCACGATCTCAAGGCCAAGGGCGGGCTCGTCGCGCTCGCGGCCGCGCGGCGCCAGGCGTCCCCGGCGGGAAGCGCCGCGATGGGCCTCGTGGGGGGCATGGCCACCTTGACGGAGGCGCTCGCGCACGACGTACGCGGCCAGGGGGGCGCGATCCGCACCGGCGTCCACGTGTCCTCGGTCCGACCCGCTGACGGCGGGCGGTGGAGCGTGCGGGTCGACGGCGACGCGGCCCCAGCCGTCGTCGACGAGGTCGTGCTCGCGGTGCCGCAGGTCGAGGCGTTCCGCCTCCTGCCGGTCGACGATCGCCGGTCCGAGCCGCGCAGGCCCGGCCGCGCAGTCCTCGTCACCCTCGTGCTCGACGCGCCCGCGCTCGACGCCGCGCCCCGCGGCACAGGCGTGCTCGTCGTCGGCGACGCCGCGCGGGCGAAGGCGTTGACGCACGCGACCGCCAAGTGGCCGTGGCTTGCCGACGCGGCGCCTGGCAGGCACGTCGTCCGTCTGTCGTACGACGCGCGTGCTGTCACGGGCCTGGACCGCGACGGACCCGCGACCAGAGCCGGATCGGTGGCCGGCCAGGCGCTGCGGGACGCGTCCCGGCTGCTCGGCGTGACGCTCGAGCCCTCGCAGCTGCGGGCGCACGCGGTGGTGGCGTGGCCGGACTCCGCTCCGGCACCGGCAGCGCCGATCCATCCGCGTCCCGGGCTCACCCTCGTGGGATCTGCGGCAGGGCTCAGCGGCCTCGCCGCGATCGCCTCGCAAGATTTCGTCTTGAGTAGTTCATGA
- the hemQ gene encoding hydrogen peroxide-dependent heme synthase, with translation MTDQPDGFTLFSVLDGLLDAPDEELAEVVEHFDMAVAELAEHDVVLRGIYDVSGLRADGTVMLWLHGPVLEDLQLALRELHATELLAGTTLTWSAAGVHRAAEFNKAHVPGFLRGERPRNWLTVYPFVRSYEWYLLPDEERSQMLREHGMKGAAFKGVVANTVAAFALGDYEWLLPMEADEVTDLVDMMRELRYTEARRHVRTELPFYTGRRVTTAEAVEVLAS, from the coding sequence ATGACCGACCAGCCGGATGGCTTCACCCTGTTCTCCGTCCTCGACGGCCTTCTTGACGCGCCCGACGAGGAGCTCGCGGAGGTCGTCGAGCACTTCGACATGGCCGTCGCCGAGCTCGCGGAGCACGACGTCGTGCTCCGTGGCATCTACGACGTGTCCGGCCTGCGCGCCGACGGCACCGTGATGCTGTGGCTCCACGGACCGGTGCTCGAGGACCTGCAGCTCGCGCTTCGCGAGCTGCACGCGACCGAGCTGCTCGCAGGCACCACCCTCACGTGGTCCGCTGCTGGTGTGCATCGTGCCGCGGAGTTCAACAAGGCGCACGTGCCCGGCTTCCTGCGTGGCGAGCGTCCCCGCAACTGGCTCACCGTCTACCCGTTCGTGCGCTCCTACGAGTGGTACCTGCTGCCCGACGAGGAGCGCTCGCAGATGCTGCGCGAGCATGGCATGAAGGGCGCTGCGTTCAAGGGCGTCGTGGCGAACACAGTCGCCGCCTTCGCGCTGGGCGACTACGAGTGGCTGCTGCCCATGGAGGCCGATGAGGTCACCGACCTGGTCGACATGATGCGCGAGCTGCGCTACACCGAGGCGCGGCGTCACGTGCGCACCGAGCTGCCGTTCTACACCGGCCGCCGCGTGACCACCGCCGAGGCGGTGGAGGTGCTCGCGTCGTGA